Proteins found in one Triticum aestivum cultivar Chinese Spring chromosome 4D, IWGSC CS RefSeq v2.1, whole genome shotgun sequence genomic segment:
- the LOC123100633 gene encoding probable L-gulonolactone oxidase 4 produces MDDGGRVLTVPLLVLLLVSLAGSSPPPAPVVCAHGTSDCTVSNAYGSFPDRTVCHAANATFPRTEKELVAAVAAVAAAKRKVKVATKHSHSFPKLACPGGRDGTIISTERLNRVVSVDAVKGLMTVESGMVLRDLIQAAAEAGLALPHSPYWSGLTIGGLLATGAHGSSLKGKGGAVHEYVVGMRIVTPAPASQGFAVVRELCADHPDLNAAKVSLGVLGVVSQVTLALQPMFKRSVTFVTRDDLDIVEQASKWSDLHEFGDMAWLPQQGKVIYREDDRMSIELMGDGLNDYLAFRSTPTAVLINARVAMEPLEKNINAIARCKAAEATISLFEMAAYGYSNNGSLFTGYPVVGFQHQIQASSGCIGSSKDALLTSCAWDPRIEGTFFYSNGYSIALSRVSAFIADMQQLRDRSPLAFCGIDASVGMLLRYVKASSAYLGKPEDSIDFDIAYYRSYTKGEPNPHSDVFDELEQMALHKYDAIPHWGKNRNFAFEGAIAMYPKAGEFLEVKGRYDPDGIFSSEWSDQVLGINGSPVIVERRCAIEGLCICSEDSHCAPEEGYYCRPGKMDLSPCEQFLLEDSSSSDNSDVESMLERHRQQMVVVVLAVKEEEDQNLKRRRGSTVGRLCIPRNRHLRSMMLMQDYFADNPTYPLHFFRRRRNAAGLLGFSTYQKISAAMRLIAYGILADYADEYLRIDEDTTFESVRRFAKVMIRVFGHVYLRAPNKEDTIKLMAANEKRVWPDMLGSIGCMHWTWKNCPKAWHGQFCGKSRKATIVLEVVASEDLWIWHCFLEYTKGYYLADEHQKPKTKWHTEFAKVQEATQKDIERAFEILQTRFAIVRGPACFWDKKTLSNILICCVILHNMIIEDERDLNLEFFTTMSVAV; encoded by the exons ATGGACGACGGTGGCCGGGTGCTGACAGTTCCCCTCCTGGTGCTCCTGCTGGTCAGCCTCGCTGGCTCGAGCCCTCCGCCGGCGCCGGTGGTCTGTGCCCACGGCACGTCCGATTGCACTGTCTCCAACGCGTACGGCTCCTTCCCGGACCGCACCGTCTGCCACGCCGCCAACGCCACCTTCCCGCGCACCGAGAAGGAGCTAGTTGCGGCCGTGGCAGCAGTGGCGGCGGCCAAGCGCAAGGTGAAGGTGGCCACCAAGCACTCCCACAGCTTCCCCAAACTGGCCTGCCCCGGCGGCCGCGATGGCACGATCATAAGCACGGAGCGCCTCAACCGGGTGGTAAGCGTGGACGCCGTCAAGGGGCTTATGACGGTGGAAAGCGGCATGGTGCTCCGCGACCTGATCCAGGCGGCTGCCGAGGCAGGGCTCGCGCTGCCGCACTCGCCGTACTGGTCAGGGCTCACCATCGGAGGCCTGCTGGCCACGGGCGCGCACGGCAGTTCGCTCAAGGGTAAGGGTGGCGCCGTTCACGAGTACGTGGTTGGGATGAGGATCGtcacgccggcgccggcgagccAAGGGTTCGCGGTGGTACGGGAGCTCTGCGCCGACCATCCTGACCTCAACGCGGCCAAGGTCTCCCTCGGCGTCCTTGGCGTCGTTTCCCAG GTTACACTGGCCTTACAACCGATGTTCAAGCGGTCGGTGACGTTCGTGACGCGTGACGACTTGGACATTGTAGAGCAGGCATCCAAGTGGAGCGACCTGCATGAGTTCGGTGATATGGCATGGTTGCCACAACAGGGCAAGGTTATTTACCGCGAGGACGACCGCATGTCCATCGAGTTGATGGGCGACGGCCTCAATGACTACCTAGCCTTCCGCTCCACCCCAACGGCAGTGCTCATCAACGCCAGAGTCGCCATGGAGCCTCTTGAGAAGAACATCAATGCCATTGCTCGGTGCAAGGCCGCTGAGGCGACAATATCATTGTTTGAGATGGCAGCATACGGCTACTCCAACAATGGCAGCTTGTTCACTGGGTACCCTGTGGTGGGGTTTCAACACCAGATCCAAGCTTCTAGCGGATGCATCGGCAGCTCAAAAGATGCGCTCCTCACCTCATGCGCATGGGACCCGCGCATCGAGGGAACCTTCTTCTACAGCAATGGCTACAGCATTGCGCTCTCTAGGGTGTCGGCATTCATCGCCGACATGCAGCAACTCCGTGACCGCAGCCCGCTGGCCTTCTGCGGAATCGATGCTAGTGTGGGTATGCTCCTCCGCTACGTCAAAGCATCCTCCGCCTACCTCGGCAAGCCAGAGGACTCGATCGACTTTGATATAGCCTACTATCGGAGTTACACCAAGGGTGAGCCCAACCCACACTCTGATGTATTCGACGAGCTCGAGCAGATGGCACTGCACAAGTATGACGCCATCCCACACTGGGGCAAGAACCGCAACTTTGCCTTTGAGGGCGCCATTGCCATGTACCCCAAGGCAGGTGAGTTCCTGGAGGTGAAGGGCAGGTACGACCCCGACGGGATCTTCTCCAGCGAGTGGAGCGACCAGGTGCTCGGCATCAATGGGAGCCCGGTCATTGTCGAGAGGCGTTGCGCCATCGAGGGGCTTTGCATCTGCTCAGAAGACTCGCACTGTGCACCGGAGGAGGGCTACTACTGCCGCCCGGGGAAG ATGGATTTGAGCCCGTGCGAGCAATTTTTGCTCGAGGATTCATCCTCATCCGACAACTCGGACGTGGAATCGATGCTCGAGCGCCATCGTCAGCAGATGGTCGTGGTGGTCCTAGccgtgaaggaggaggaggatcaaAACCTCAAAAGACGGCGAGGTTCGACTGTCGGCCGTCTTTGCATCCCTCGCAACCGCCATCTCAGAAGTatgatgttgatgcaagactacttcgctGACAATCCAACATATCCGCTGCACTTCTTCCGGAGAAG GAGAAACGCCGCGGGCTTGTTGGGTTTTAGCACCTATCAAAAAATATCCGCGGCTATGCGTTTGATTGCATATGGTATTCTGGCTGACTATGCCGACGAGTATCTTCGCATTGACGAAGATACTACATTTGAGTCAGTGCGTAGGTTTGCCAAAGTGATGATCCGCGTCTTTGGTCATGTCTATCTTCGTGCACCCAACAAGGAAGACACAATAAAGTTGATGGCAGCAAATGAGAAGCGAGTTTGGCCCGACATGCTAGGAAGCATTGGTTGtatgcattggacttggaaaaaCTGCCcgaaggcatggcatgggcaattttGTGGCAAGTCTCGTAaggcaacaattgtgctagaggttgtagcatccgaggatttatggatttggcattgtttTTTG GAgtacacaaaggggtactatcttgcagatg AGCATCAAAAGCCCAAAACCAAATGGCATACTGAATTTGCAAAGGTGCAAGAGGCTACCCAGAAAGATATAGAAAGAGCCTTCGAGATTTTGCAAACTAGATTTGCCATTGTTCGTGGTCCTGCTTGTTTTTGGGACAAGAAAACCCTGAGCAACATCCTGATATGTTGTGTCATTcttcacaacatgatcatcgaagaTGAGAGGGACTTGAACTTGGAGTTCTTCACGACAATGTCGGTAGCCGTGTGA